The following coding sequences are from one Leptolyngbya sp. NIES-3755 window:
- a CDS encoding major facilitator transporter (similar to AA sequence:cyanobase_aa:Npun_F3671), protein MKLTLPALRSRNYRLFFAGQGISLIGTWMTQLATVWVAYQLTESALILGLVGFVGQVPNFFLAPFGGLLADRFDRRSLLVATQAFSMVQSLLLAGFTLGGTINLWLLLGLGFLQGLINVVDAPTRQTFVKDMVERREDLASAIALNSTMVNGGRLLGPAIAGIVIARVGAGYCFLIDGLSYIAVIAGLLLMQLRVQPQSVNQSRPLQSIREGFNYAFRSASIRSILTLMAIFSLMVMSNTILAPVMALQVLRVDAHTLGFLLAASGIGALVGGAYMSTRSTVVGLNQVIAIAPILAGIGLISFGLSRQVWLSIPAMMLIGFGTILQISASNTVLQTIVEDDKRGRIMSLFTMSFLGIAPFGQLLAGTLATAIGAPSTLMLNGMVCILAAMLFAKQLFRLKLNSEAAGTRLKQS, encoded by the coding sequence ATGAAACTCACGCTTCCGGCACTACGATCGAGAAATTATCGCCTATTTTTTGCAGGACAAGGAATTTCACTCATCGGAACTTGGATGACGCAACTGGCAACGGTTTGGGTTGCGTATCAATTAACTGAGTCAGCATTAATTTTGGGATTAGTGGGCTTTGTCGGACAAGTGCCGAATTTCTTTCTTGCTCCGTTTGGAGGATTACTTGCCGATCGCTTCGATCGACGTTCTTTATTAGTCGCGACTCAAGCCTTTTCAATGGTGCAATCGCTGTTATTAGCTGGTTTTACTTTGGGCGGAACAATCAATCTTTGGCTGTTGTTAGGGTTGGGATTTCTTCAAGGATTGATTAATGTTGTAGATGCTCCGACTCGACAAACGTTTGTTAAAGATATGGTCGAGCGTCGAGAAGATCTTGCAAGTGCGATCGCGCTGAATTCCACGATGGTGAATGGCGGACGATTACTCGGTCCCGCGATCGCAGGAATTGTGATTGCTAGAGTCGGTGCAGGTTATTGTTTCTTGATCGATGGACTGAGTTACATTGCTGTGATTGCTGGATTGTTACTGATGCAGCTTAGAGTACAACCGCAATCAGTGAATCAATCTCGTCCCCTTCAAAGCATTCGAGAAGGATTTAACTATGCGTTTCGATCGGCTTCTATTCGATCAATTTTGACTTTGATGGCAATCTTCAGTTTGATGGTGATGTCGAATACGATTCTCGCTCCAGTGATGGCACTTCAAGTTTTGCGCGTCGATGCTCATACTCTCGGATTTTTACTCGCAGCATCGGGCATTGGAGCATTGGTCGGCGGAGCTTACATGAGTACTCGATCGACGGTTGTTGGATTGAATCAAGTGATTGCGATCGCGCCAATCTTAGCTGGAATCGGATTGATTAGCTTTGGACTATCCAGACAAGTTTGGTTATCGATTCCAGCAATGATGCTCATCGGATTTGGCACGATTCTACAAATTTCTGCGAGCAACACAGTTCTGCAAACGATCGTAGAGGATGATAAACGAGGACGGATTATGAGCTTGTTTACCATGTCTTTTTTAGGAATTGCACCGTTTGGTCAGTTATTAGCAGGAACATTAGCAACCGCGATCGGTGCACCTAGCACATTGATGTTGAATGGTATGGTTTGCATCTTGGCAGCAATGCTCTTTGCAAAACAATTATTCAGATTGAAGCTAAATTCTGAAGCAGCGGGAACCCGTCTCAAACAATCGTAG
- a CDS encoding ATP-dependent metalloprotease FtsH (similar to AA sequence:cyanobase_aa:LBDG_46830), with protein sequence MNTISQAAYSDFLQQVQARQIAQVTIKVDRIEFTLKPEFGGQRYYTISDRPQPNLPNLLRSQGIPFVDERVSTGSVLGVLLSMGAMAGALVWLAKFSQAGGGIGGLTGIGKSKARVYSQGKTGMKFADVAGVDEAKQELQEVVDFLKNGEKYRRIGAKIPKGVLLVGPPGTGKTLLAKAVAGEAGVPFLSMSGSEFVELYVGVGASRVRDLFQQAKRQAPCIIFIDELDAIGKSRGNSNFNGNDEREQTLNQLLTEMDGFDGNEGVILIAATNRPEILDPALRRPGRFDRQVLVDRPDKSGREAILRVHSRAVKLGEDVDLNAIATQTVGFAGADLANLVNEAALMAARQNRQAVLMADFGEAIERVIAGLEKRSRILSPLERQTVAYHEVGHALVGALMPGGSKVTKISIVPRGMGALGYTLQSPEEDRFLLIEDELRGQITTLLGGRAAEEIVFGKVSSGASDDIQKATALAERAITQYGMGATLGPIAFETQQSQFLESGSTRRSISAEVASEIDRLIKQTIDQSYATALAILQHNQSLLESTTQTLLGTEVLEGEPLQRILAQVQMPEKI encoded by the coding sequence ATGAACACGATTTCTCAAGCTGCTTACAGTGATTTTCTGCAACAAGTCCAAGCCCGACAGATTGCACAAGTTACTATCAAGGTCGATCGCATTGAATTCACGCTCAAACCTGAATTTGGCGGACAGCGGTACTACACGATTAGCGATCGACCTCAACCGAATCTCCCGAATTTACTTCGTAGTCAAGGAATTCCTTTTGTCGATGAGCGAGTTTCCACAGGTAGCGTCTTGGGAGTGTTGCTTTCAATGGGAGCAATGGCAGGTGCACTCGTTTGGTTAGCAAAATTTAGTCAAGCAGGCGGCGGGATTGGCGGACTCACTGGAATTGGTAAGAGCAAAGCGAGAGTTTACAGTCAAGGCAAAACTGGAATGAAGTTTGCGGATGTCGCAGGCGTTGATGAAGCAAAACAGGAATTGCAAGAAGTTGTCGATTTTCTGAAGAACGGTGAAAAGTATCGCAGAATTGGCGCAAAGATTCCTAAAGGTGTATTGCTGGTTGGACCTCCTGGAACCGGAAAAACTTTGCTGGCGAAAGCGGTTGCAGGAGAAGCAGGTGTTCCATTCTTGAGCATGTCAGGTTCGGAGTTTGTTGAATTGTATGTGGGAGTTGGTGCTTCTCGTGTTCGGGACTTGTTTCAGCAAGCAAAACGGCAAGCTCCCTGCATTATTTTCATTGATGAATTAGATGCGATCGGTAAATCTCGCGGTAACTCTAACTTCAATGGCAACGATGAACGCGAACAAACTTTGAATCAGCTACTCACCGAAATGGATGGGTTTGATGGTAATGAAGGTGTGATTCTCATTGCAGCCACCAATCGTCCTGAAATTCTCGATCCTGCTTTGCGTCGTCCGGGTCGCTTCGATCGACAAGTGTTAGTCGATCGTCCTGATAAAAGTGGTAGAGAAGCCATCTTACGGGTACATTCTCGCGCTGTGAAATTAGGGGAAGATGTTGATTTAAACGCGATCGCAACTCAAACAGTAGGATTTGCAGGTGCAGATTTAGCCAATTTGGTGAATGAAGCGGCATTGATGGCAGCCCGTCAGAATCGCCAAGCGGTGTTAATGGCAGATTTTGGAGAAGCGATCGAGCGTGTGATTGCAGGATTGGAGAAGCGATCGAGAATTCTATCTCCATTAGAGCGTCAAACCGTGGCATATCACGAAGTCGGTCATGCGTTAGTGGGTGCATTAATGCCGGGAGGTAGCAAAGTGACAAAAATCTCGATCGTGCCTCGTGGAATGGGTGCTTTAGGCTATACACTCCAATCTCCTGAGGAAGATCGCTTTTTACTAATCGAAGATGAACTGCGCGGACAGATTACAACCCTACTGGGTGGACGAGCAGCAGAAGAGATTGTCTTTGGTAAGGTGTCGAGCGGTGCAAGTGATGATATTCAAAAAGCAACCGCACTGGCAGAACGAGCAATTACACAGTATGGAATGGGTGCAACCCTGGGACCGATCGCATTTGAGACTCAGCAATCCCAGTTTCTTGAGAGTGGCAGTACCCGTCGATCGATTAGTGCAGAAGTCGCTTCGGAAATCGATCGATTGATCAAGCAAACAATTGATCAATCTTATGCAACGGCTCTGGCAATTTTGCAACACAACCAATCGTTACTTGAATCAACGACTCAAACTTTGTTAGGAACGGAAGTACTCGAAGGCGAACCGTTACAGCGGATTTTGGCACAGGTGCAAATGCCAGAGAAGATCTAG
- a CDS encoding TPR repeat-containing protein (similar to AA sequence:cyanobase_aa:Npun_R4324): MSNPSFTTSEPSSTPISISPSSPVVGWGIVAIVLGLAIASQSLQKNRSKSQLDPYQPLPFTQPLEWLGYGKQLENAKDLEGAIAVYDQGLKQHPNEFRLWHERGLALAKHQRFEEAIQSYDRAYELRPDCRDLAHERGDALLQLGRYEEAIVSLEFYLRYVRESAHIFSDIGMAQYRLGRYEEALRSLNAAIGTVQRDPYSLTQARYYQIETLRQLGRLNEAFQAAKAAIKESSDPYFKAQYEALQSQTGIR, encoded by the coding sequence ATGTCGAACCCTTCCTTTACGACTTCAGAGCCGTCTTCTACGCCGATTTCGATTTCTCCGAGTTCGCCCGTTGTCGGTTGGGGCATTGTCGCGATCGTGCTAGGTCTTGCGATCGCAAGCCAATCTCTACAGAAAAATCGCTCCAAATCTCAGCTTGATCCTTATCAGCCGTTACCCTTTACGCAACCGCTTGAATGGCTCGGATATGGGAAACAACTGGAAAATGCTAAGGATCTAGAAGGCGCGATCGCGGTTTACGATCAAGGTTTGAAACAGCATCCAAATGAGTTTCGACTCTGGCACGAACGAGGGCTGGCATTGGCGAAACATCAACGGTTTGAGGAAGCGATTCAGAGTTACGATCGCGCTTACGAGTTGCGTCCGGATTGTCGGGATTTGGCACATGAGCGGGGAGATGCACTCTTGCAGCTTGGACGGTATGAAGAAGCGATCGTATCTCTCGAATTTTATCTGCGGTATGTTCGAGAAAGCGCACATATCTTTAGTGACATTGGAATGGCACAGTATCGGTTGGGAAGATATGAAGAAGCACTCCGATCGCTGAATGCCGCAATTGGAACTGTTCAGCGTGATCCTTATTCTCTGACTCAAGCAAGATATTACCAAATCGAAACCTTGCGGCAGTTAGGACGATTGAATGAAGCATTTCAGGCAGCAAAAGCAGCGATCAAAGAAAGTTCTGACCCCTATTTCAAAGCGCAATATGAAGCATTGCAAAGTCAGACGGGAATTCGCTAA
- a CDS encoding saccharopine dehydrogenase family protein (similar to AA sequence:cyanobase_aa:LBDG_21130), with product MTKQVLILGGTGRIGSKVAADLIAHTSAEITIAGRNLVSGAEASRQLGERVKFKAIDLSTGIGLKEAIAQADLVIHCAGPFHYRDASVLQACIDQGVNYIDVSDHPSFTRKALAFRSNAESVGVTAIINTGIFPGISNSMVRRDVEQLDHAEKIHLSYVVAGSGGAGVTVMRTTFLGLQRPFEAWIGGDWQSVKPYSDREVVEFPKYGKVGVYWFDMPEAFTLPDTFPVKTVITKFATVPRFYNYLTWSVARWWHPRLLQTKAVIEFLSYVSHSMTDVSDRFSGIGVAIRSEVTGEKEGRSMRCISTLTHSDTAVASGIGTGTVAGMLLSGELKKPGVWAIEQALPTELFDKAMQNRGIEIHQQLVE from the coding sequence ATGACAAAGCAAGTTCTTATTCTCGGTGGTACAGGTCGCATCGGGAGCAAAGTTGCCGCTGATTTGATTGCTCATACTTCGGCAGAAATTACGATCGCAGGACGCAATCTAGTCTCTGGAGCAGAGGCAAGTCGGCAACTGGGAGAACGAGTGAAATTTAAAGCGATCGATTTGTCTACAGGAATCGGATTAAAAGAAGCGATCGCTCAAGCGGATTTAGTGATTCACTGTGCGGGACCGTTTCACTATCGTGATGCAAGTGTGTTACAAGCCTGCATTGATCAAGGGGTGAACTATATCGATGTCAGTGATCATCCGTCATTTACTCGGAAGGCATTGGCTTTTCGATCGAATGCTGAATCTGTGGGTGTTACCGCAATTATTAATACTGGTATTTTCCCTGGTATTTCCAATAGCATGGTGCGGCGTGATGTTGAACAGTTAGATCATGCAGAAAAAATCCATTTAAGCTATGTGGTTGCGGGTTCAGGCGGTGCGGGTGTGACTGTAATGCGAACGACTTTTCTTGGGTTACAGCGACCGTTTGAGGCTTGGATTGGTGGGGATTGGCAGAGCGTCAAGCCGTATAGCGATCGAGAAGTGGTGGAATTCCCGAAATACGGCAAAGTTGGCGTTTACTGGTTTGATATGCCCGAAGCCTTTACACTGCCTGATACGTTTCCGGTAAAGACTGTTATTACTAAATTTGCGACAGTTCCAAGGTTCTATAACTATCTCACCTGGAGTGTAGCGCGTTGGTGGCATCCGCGATTGTTGCAGACGAAAGCAGTGATTGAGTTTCTATCTTATGTCAGCCACTCCATGACCGATGTGAGCGATCGCTTTAGTGGAATTGGTGTGGCGATTCGATCCGAGGTCACTGGAGAAAAAGAGGGTCGATCGATGCGATGTATTTCAACCTTGACGCATTCAGATACCGCCGTTGCATCGGGAATTGGAACCGGAACGGTTGCAGGGATGTTGCTATCTGGGGAATTGAAAAAGCCTGGAGTTTGGGCGATCGAGCAAGCATTACCAACAGAATTGTTTGATAAAGCGATGCAAAATCGAGGAATTGAAATTCACCAGCAATTAGTGGAGTAG
- a CDS encoding hemolysin A (similar to AA sequence:cyanobase_aa:LBDG_47340), whose translation MPKQRLDTLLVDRALCTSRQQAQRLIQAGEVRVDRQLIDKPGTEVEISAAIDIKARSPFVSRGGEKLSKALQEFSIEVRDRICLDGGISTGGFTDCLLQSGAKQVYGIDVGYGQVAWSLRQDSRVILRERTNIRHLKPEELYTDDQFIPDLGVVDVSFISLTKILPALWELLQLPKEVILLVKPQFEVGRDRIGKKGVVRDVKDQTGAIVQVLESARSLGWYYQGLTWSPLLGPAGNIEFLLWMRSDSETTTPDFDQVKQFVQAAQKTLLH comes from the coding sequence ATGCCTAAACAACGGCTTGATACGCTTTTGGTCGATCGCGCTCTTTGTACCTCTCGCCAACAAGCTCAACGACTGATTCAGGCGGGTGAAGTTCGAGTCGATCGACAGTTAATTGATAAGCCTGGAACTGAGGTCGAAATTAGTGCAGCGATCGATATCAAAGCGCGATCGCCATTCGTTTCTCGCGGCGGTGAAAAACTGAGTAAAGCCTTGCAGGAATTCTCGATCGAGGTTCGCGATCGTATTTGTCTAGATGGTGGCATTTCAACAGGTGGCTTTACCGATTGTTTGCTGCAATCTGGTGCAAAACAAGTCTATGGAATTGATGTCGGCTATGGTCAAGTTGCTTGGAGTTTGCGCCAAGATTCACGAGTAATTTTGAGAGAGAGAACGAACATTCGGCATCTTAAACCTGAAGAGTTGTACACCGATGATCAATTCATTCCAGATTTAGGCGTAGTCGATGTTTCGTTTATTTCATTAACTAAGATTTTGCCTGCACTTTGGGAATTGTTGCAGTTGCCGAAAGAAGTGATTTTGCTGGTCAAACCTCAGTTTGAAGTGGGACGCGATCGTATTGGGAAAAAAGGTGTAGTTCGCGATGTGAAAGATCAAACGGGTGCGATCGTGCAAGTTTTAGAATCTGCTCGATCGCTCGGTTGGTACTATCAAGGTCTCACTTGGTCGCCGCTGTTGGGTCCCGCTGGAAACATTGAATTTTTACTGTGGATGCGATCGGATTCTGAAACGACGACACCCGATTTTGATCAGGTCAAGCAATTCGTACAAGCGGCACAGAAAACTCTACTCCACTAA
- a CDS encoding hypothetical protein (similar to AA sequence:cyanobase_aa:NIES39_K02530), with product MYLLDTNVCIALMKGDRRAALQFNRVFPQCYTTSIVVAELYKGVFGSQQIQRNLQALEELTTYLTVESFDLTAAEEFGRIQAELKQLGRPTGEIDALIAAVARSRSAILVTNNTRHFENIAHLQLEDWLKL from the coding sequence ATGTATCTGCTCGATACGAATGTCTGTATTGCTTTAATGAAAGGAGATCGACGAGCAGCGTTGCAATTTAATCGTGTGTTTCCACAATGCTATACAACGTCGATTGTAGTTGCTGAGCTTTATAAAGGTGTCTTCGGATCACAACAGATACAAAGAAATCTTCAAGCTTTGGAAGAATTAACGACATACTTAACCGTTGAGTCTTTTGACCTCACAGCCGCAGAAGAATTTGGCAGAATTCAGGCTGAACTGAAACAGCTTGGTAGACCGACAGGTGAGATTGATGCTTTGATTGCGGCTGTCGCTCGTTCACGTTCAGCAATTCTAGTTACAAACAACACACGTCATTTTGAAAATATTGCTCATTTGCAGCTTGAGGATTGGCTGAAATTGTAA
- a CDS encoding hypothetical protein (similar to AA sequence:cyanobase_aa:NIES39_K02510), whose protein sequence is MKVKGILHGQTIELLEQINVPDGTEVTIEISDRPITASTEERLAKLNQLFGAWHDQSDLDDIFAEIDRNRHVARGRQLDSFED, encoded by the coding sequence ATGAAAGTTAAAGGAATCTTACATGGACAAACGATCGAGCTTCTAGAGCAAATTAATGTACCTGACGGAACAGAAGTAACGATCGAAATCTCTGACCGTCCAATCACTGCTAGCACCGAAGAACGATTAGCGAAACTCAATCAACTCTTCGGTGCATGGCACGATCAGAGCGATTTAGATGATATTTTTGCCGAAATTGATCGAAACCGTCACGTTGCTCGCGGTCGGCAACTGGATTCTTTTGAGGATTAG
- a CDS encoding hypothetical protein (hypothetical protein L8106_25580;~similar to AA sequence:cyanobase_aa:LBDG_48690) has product MAIADRFNREYRGEAIALPEEVESMPIFRERVSGQLQAKTTSSFWQLAQPQKNQRCLDIGCGVGFLIYNWRDWNAYYFGQDVSKVACDAMNARAPQLNSKLFKGVKLEAAHQLDYEANQFDYVVSTGVSCYSSIDYWSQVISEVKRVLKPGGVFIFDVLDPDAPLAESWAILETYLGTEVFLESLEDWKKLIQSEGGKIVKTQPGELFQLYKMTF; this is encoded by the coding sequence GTGGCGATCGCCGATCGCTTTAACCGAGAATATCGCGGTGAAGCGATCGCGCTGCCCGAAGAAGTCGAATCGATGCCGATCTTCCGAGAACGGGTGTCAGGACAACTCCAAGCCAAAACGACTTCTTCATTCTGGCAACTCGCTCAACCTCAGAAGAATCAACGCTGTCTCGATATTGGTTGCGGCGTTGGTTTTTTAATTTACAACTGGCGAGATTGGAATGCGTACTATTTCGGTCAAGATGTCAGCAAAGTCGCCTGTGATGCGATGAATGCTCGCGCTCCTCAACTCAATTCCAAATTGTTTAAGGGCGTGAAATTGGAAGCCGCTCATCAGTTGGATTATGAGGCAAATCAGTTTGATTATGTGGTCTCGACGGGGGTGAGTTGTTACTCGTCGATCGACTATTGGTCACAAGTGATCTCTGAAGTGAAAAGAGTTCTCAAACCAGGCGGGGTCTTTATTTTCGATGTGCTTGATCCTGATGCGCCTCTGGCTGAGAGTTGGGCAATTCTCGAAACTTACTTAGGCACAGAGGTTTTTCTTGAATCTCTAGAAGACTGGAAGAAATTGATTCAATCTGAGGGCGGTAAGATTGTAAAAACGCAGCCTGGAGAGTTATTTCAGTTGTATAAAATGACGTTTTGA
- a CDS encoding hypothetical protein (hypothetical protein S7335_5537;~similar to AA sequence:cyanobase_aa:LBDG_48680), with the protein MVKLLLVVALAVYVVGAYRFWKGFRRTNFSQGKVYLALLWPALMFNRSYRQNFTRALKG; encoded by the coding sequence ATGGTCAAATTACTTCTGGTTGTCGCTTTGGCGGTTTATGTGGTTGGCGCTTATCGGTTTTGGAAAGGATTTCGACGCACCAATTTCAGTCAAGGCAAAGTGTATTTAGCATTACTTTGGCCCGCTTTGATGTTTAATCGTTCTTACCGTCAAAACTTCACTCGCGCACTCAAAGGCTAA
- a CDS encoding nucleotidyl transferase family protein (similar to AA sequence:cyanobase_aa:LBDG_48670), with product MRAVLMAGGSGTRLRPLTCDLPKPMVPILNRPIAEHIIDLLKRHQIREVIATLHYLPDVMRDYFQDGSEFGVQMTYAVEEDQPLGTAGCVKNIAELLDDTFLVISGDSVTDFDLSAAIEFHYRKGSKATLVLTRVQNPIEFGVVITDEEYRIRRFLEKPSSSEIFSDTVNTGIYILDPDVLKYLPENEEADFSKDLFPLLLDKGEPMYGYIAEGYWCDVGHLDAYREAQYAGLSRRVKLEFDYTERSPGLWVGENTFIDPSARIETPVIIGNNCRIGSRVTIEAGTAIGDNVTIGAEADLKRPIIWNGAMIGDEVHLRACVIARGARIDRRSHVLEGAVVGPLSTVGEEALISPNVRVWPSKNVEAGATLNTNLIWGYTAHRNLFGQRGVSGLANVDIIPEFAVKLGAAYGSTLKSGSQVTVSRDQRTISRMVSRSMIAGLMSVGINVQNLEATAIPVSRSVVPTLGVSGGLHIRIHPEKSDHILIEFFDRNGINVSKAIEKKIEGAFFKEDFRRAPIQEIGSVATANQATEIYSRGFERHLNVQAVQHSSSKVIIDYAYAVSGAVLPQLLAKFGCDAVVLNASLTQTAPSVNDRESLLNQLGHVVEALKATFGVQVSANGEQFILVDETGSPIRGETLSALMVDMILTANPRGTIVVPVHASSAIEQIARRHDGKVVRTKANPTALMEACHAHANTVLGGSGEMGFIFPQLHPGFDAMFCIAKLIEMLTLQDRTLAQIRAECPRVSHKTYSVRCPWTVKGALMRHLVESHPAEMLETFDGVKIFNPDRGDSWVLILPDATEPLIHVYANSPNRGWVDEILREYRLKVQEFVYQEQGIEEARIEHVY from the coding sequence ATGCGTGCAGTGTTAATGGCAGGGGGGTCGGGAACTCGACTTAGACCGCTCACCTGTGACCTGCCTAAACCAATGGTTCCGATTCTCAATCGTCCGATCGCGGAACATATTATCGATCTGCTCAAACGCCACCAAATTCGAGAAGTGATCGCGACGCTGCATTATTTACCAGATGTGATGCGCGATTATTTTCAGGATGGAAGCGAGTTCGGGGTACAGATGACGTATGCCGTAGAGGAAGATCAGCCTCTTGGAACGGCGGGCTGTGTGAAAAATATCGCAGAATTGCTCGACGATACATTTTTGGTGATTAGCGGCGATAGTGTGACCGATTTTGATCTAAGTGCCGCGATCGAGTTTCATTACCGCAAAGGCTCGAAGGCAACTCTGGTTCTCACTCGTGTTCAAAACCCGATCGAATTTGGCGTAGTGATTACGGATGAAGAGTATCGCATTCGTCGCTTTCTCGAAAAACCTTCAAGTAGCGAAATCTTCTCAGATACCGTTAATACCGGAATTTATATTCTCGATCCGGATGTTTTGAAGTATTTGCCCGAAAACGAAGAGGCAGACTTTTCAAAAGATCTTTTCCCGCTGCTGCTCGATAAGGGTGAACCGATGTACGGCTACATTGCAGAAGGCTACTGGTGCGATGTGGGGCATCTAGATGCGTATCGGGAAGCGCAGTATGCAGGATTATCTCGCCGTGTGAAATTGGAATTTGATTACACAGAGCGATCGCCTGGATTGTGGGTCGGAGAGAATACGTTTATTGACCCATCCGCCCGGATTGAAACGCCAGTAATTATAGGTAACAACTGCCGGATTGGATCACGAGTGACGATCGAAGCTGGAACTGCGATCGGGGATAATGTGACGATCGGAGCCGAAGCTGATTTGAAGCGACCGATTATTTGGAATGGCGCAATGATCGGGGATGAGGTGCATCTTCGAGCGTGTGTGATTGCGCGAGGGGCGAGAATCGATCGACGATCGCATGTTTTAGAAGGCGCAGTTGTGGGACCGCTTTCAACCGTGGGAGAGGAAGCGCTGATTAGTCCGAATGTGCGCGTGTGGCCCAGTAAGAATGTAGAAGCTGGCGCGACTCTAAACACGAATTTAATTTGGGGATATACCGCACATCGAAATCTTTTCGGGCAGCGAGGCGTTTCTGGATTAGCCAATGTCGATATCATTCCAGAATTTGCGGTGAAGCTGGGAGCGGCTTACGGTTCGACGTTGAAATCGGGATCGCAGGTGACAGTTTCACGAGATCAGAGAACGATCTCGCGGATGGTTTCTCGATCGATGATTGCTGGCTTGATGTCGGTTGGAATTAATGTGCAAAACCTCGAAGCAACCGCAATTCCAGTTTCTCGATCGGTGGTTCCAACCTTAGGTGTATCGGGTGGATTACACATTCGGATTCATCCAGAAAAATCGGATCATATCTTGATTGAATTCTTCGATCGCAATGGGATTAATGTCTCGAAAGCGATCGAGAAAAAGATCGAAGGTGCATTTTTCAAAGAAGATTTTCGCCGCGCTCCGATCCAAGAAATTGGTAGCGTAGCCACAGCAAATCAAGCAACCGAAATCTACAGCCGTGGATTCGAGCGACATTTGAACGTTCAAGCGGTTCAGCACAGTAGCTCGAAAGTGATCATTGATTACGCTTATGCGGTTTCGGGTGCAGTCTTGCCGCAGTTGTTGGCGAAATTTGGCTGTGATGCGGTTGTTTTGAATGCGAGTTTGACACAAACGGCTCCCTCGGTTAACGATCGAGAATCGCTCTTAAACCAACTCGGTCACGTGGTCGAAGCGCTCAAAGCCACATTCGGGGTGCAAGTCTCCGCCAACGGTGAGCAGTTCATCCTAGTAGACGAAACGGGTAGCCCGATTCGAGGCGAAACGCTGTCAGCACTGATGGTGGATATGATTCTGACAGCAAATCCGCGTGGAACGATCGTGGTTCCGGTTCATGCGTCGAGTGCGATCGAACAAATTGCCCGCCGTCATGATGGCAAAGTCGTCCGCACCAAAGCCAATCCCACTGCACTCATGGAAGCTTGTCACGCTCACGCTAATACGGTTTTAGGCGGTAGTGGCGAAATGGGCTTTATCTTTCCGCAATTGCATCCAGGATTCGATGCGATGTTCTGCATTGCGAAATTAATTGAGATGCTGACCTTGCAAGATCGAACTCTGGCGCAAATTCGGGCAGAATGTCCACGGGTTTCGCACAAAACTTATTCGGTGCGCTGTCCTTGGACGGTGAAAGGTGCATTGATGCGGCATCTGGTCGAAAGTCATCCCGCCGAAATGCTGGAAACTTTTGATGGGGTGAAAATCTTCAATCCCGATCGGGGAGATAGCTGGGTGTTAATCTTACCGGATGCGACTGAGCCGCTGATTCACGTGTATGCAAACAGTCCGAATCGGGGCTGGGTCGATGAGATTTTGCGTGAATATCGACTGAAAGTGCAAGAGTTTGTCTATCAAGAACAGGGCATTGAGGAAGCCAGAATAGAGCATGTGTACTAA
- a CDS encoding single-stranded DNA-binding protein (similar to AA sequence:cyanobase_aa:LBDG_48660), whose protein sequence is MNSIILLADIIQEPQLRFTSDNQTPIAEMRVEFAGLRPEDPATQLKAVGWGNLAQEIQANYHEGDRVILEGRLTMNTVDRPEGFKEKQAELTIQKIHALNGTSISSSVTAPAAAAPTRAPSTSPPAASTPKRTTKAPAAPALESQSELDDIPF, encoded by the coding sequence ATGAACAGCATCATTTTGTTAGCGGACATCATTCAAGAACCGCAACTGCGATTTACTTCAGATAATCAAACCCCGATCGCTGAAATGCGCGTCGAATTTGCTGGATTGCGTCCTGAAGATCCCGCAACTCAACTCAAAGCGGTGGGCTGGGGCAATTTGGCTCAAGAGATTCAGGCAAATTATCACGAAGGCGATCGAGTGATTCTTGAAGGTCGGCTGACGATGAACACCGTCGATCGTCCGGAAGGCTTCAAGGAAAAGCAGGCAGAGTTAACGATTCAGAAGATTCATGCGCTGAATGGCACGTCGATTTCGAGTTCTGTGACCGCTCCGGCGGCTGCGGCTCCGACTCGCGCTCCGAGTACTTCCCCTCCAGCGGCATCAACTCCGAAGCGAACCACGAAAGCGCCTGCGGCTCCTGCACTCGAATCCCAATCTGAATTAGACGACATTCCGTTCTAA